A window from Pseudomonas alloputida encodes these proteins:
- a CDS encoding YebC/PmpR family DNA-binding transcriptional regulator has product MGAQWKAKHRETAANAKGKIMGKLSKEIQIAAKSGADPDMNPRLRLAIVQAKKASMTRETLDRAIRKGAGLDGDAVQYHAVSYEGFAPHQVPLIVECLTDNINRTVAQIRVLFRKGQLGASGSVAWDFNHVGLIEATPASADADPEMAAIEAGAQDFEEGEEEGSTLFITDTTDLDAVQKALPEHGFTVTAAKIGYTPKNPVSAASLSAEALAEVEAFLEAIDEHDDVQNVYVGLTE; this is encoded by the coding sequence ATGGGCGCACAGTGGAAAGCCAAACATAGAGAAACAGCGGCCAATGCCAAAGGCAAGATCATGGGCAAGCTGTCCAAGGAAATCCAGATCGCGGCCAAGTCGGGTGCCGATCCCGACATGAACCCGCGCCTGCGCCTGGCCATCGTGCAAGCCAAGAAGGCTTCGATGACCCGCGAGACCCTGGATCGGGCAATCCGCAAGGGCGCTGGCCTGGACGGTGATGCCGTGCAATACCATGCGGTGAGCTACGAAGGTTTCGCACCGCACCAGGTGCCGCTGATCGTCGAGTGCCTGACCGACAACATCAACCGCACCGTCGCGCAGATCCGCGTGCTGTTCCGCAAGGGCCAGCTGGGTGCCAGCGGTTCGGTAGCGTGGGACTTCAACCATGTAGGCCTGATCGAAGCCACGCCTGCGAGCGCTGACGCTGATCCGGAAATGGCCGCGATCGAAGCTGGTGCCCAGGACTTCGAGGAAGGTGAAGAAGAGGGCTCGACCCTGTTCATTACCGACACCACCGACCTGGACGCGGTGCAGAAGGCCCTGCCGGAGCATGGTTTCACCGTGACCGCGGCGAAAATTGGTTACACCCCTAAAAACCCGGTAAGCGCGGCCAGCCTGAGTGCTGAAGCGTTGGCCGAGGTCGAGGCGTTTCTCGAGGCGATCGACGAGCACGATGACGTGCAGAACGTCTATGTTGGCCTGACCGAGTAA
- a CDS encoding FAD-dependent oxidoreductase codes for MRPFWLQQALDSAQEAVCPPLQGDTRCDVCIVGGGYTGLWTALMLKEAVPALDVVLIEADICGAGASGRNGGCALSWSAKYFTLERLFGGAEAVRLVRESERSITDIGVFCAANGIDCDFRLDGTLYTATNAAQVGATDAVIAALEHKGINSFRRLPLEQVQRLAGSARHLEGWFSPAAATVQPGKLVRGLRRVALQRGVRLYEGTAMTGLEHGAPVQVRTAHGTLRADRVVLGLNAWMARVFPQFERSVAIVSSDMVITEPCPELLRQIGLDSGISVLDSRIFVHYYHNTSDGRLMLGKGGNTFAYGGRILPVFDQPSPYRRLLRESLGGFFPALAEVPLAASWNGPSDRSVTGLPFFGRLDGQGNVFYGFGYSGSGVGPCHMGGQILSSLALGLDNPWTRSPLVKGPLGLFPPEPIRYLGSLMVRNAIRRKEQAEDRGVRPRRLDVRLARFAAAAGKADKG; via the coding sequence ATGAGACCCTTCTGGCTGCAACAGGCCCTGGATTCTGCGCAGGAGGCGGTATGCCCGCCGCTGCAAGGCGATACCCGTTGCGATGTGTGCATTGTCGGCGGTGGGTACACCGGCCTGTGGACGGCGCTGATGCTCAAGGAAGCGGTACCGGCCCTGGATGTGGTGCTGATCGAGGCCGACATCTGTGGTGCCGGTGCCAGCGGCCGCAATGGGGGCTGTGCGTTGTCCTGGTCGGCCAAGTACTTCACCCTCGAACGCCTGTTCGGGGGGGCGGAGGCGGTGCGGCTGGTGCGTGAGTCGGAGCGCAGCATTACAGACATCGGGGTGTTCTGCGCGGCCAATGGCATCGACTGCGACTTCCGCCTGGACGGCACGCTGTACACGGCCACCAACGCAGCCCAGGTCGGTGCCACCGACGCGGTGATCGCCGCGCTGGAGCACAAGGGCATCAACTCGTTCCGCCGCTTGCCGCTGGAGCAGGTGCAGCGCCTGGCCGGTTCTGCACGGCACCTGGAGGGCTGGTTCTCGCCGGCCGCCGCCACCGTGCAGCCGGGCAAACTGGTGCGCGGCCTGCGCCGGGTGGCCTTGCAGCGCGGCGTGCGCCTCTACGAAGGCACCGCCATGACCGGCCTGGAGCACGGCGCCCCGGTGCAGGTACGCACGGCCCACGGCACACTGCGCGCCGACCGTGTAGTGCTGGGCCTCAATGCCTGGATGGCGCGCGTCTTCCCGCAGTTCGAGCGCAGTGTGGCGATCGTTTCCAGCGACATGGTCATTACCGAACCGTGCCCCGAGCTGCTGCGCCAGATCGGCCTGGACAGCGGGATCAGCGTGCTCGACTCGCGTATTTTCGTGCACTACTACCACAACACCTCCGATGGCCGGCTGATGCTCGGCAAGGGCGGCAACACGTTTGCCTATGGCGGGCGCATATTGCCGGTATTCGACCAGCCGTCGCCGTATCGGCGGTTGCTGCGCGAAAGCCTTGGCGGCTTTTTCCCGGCCTTGGCCGAGGTGCCACTGGCGGCCAGCTGGAACGGGCCGTCCGATCGATCAGTAACCGGCCTGCCGTTCTTTGGTCGGTTGGATGGGCAGGGCAACGTGTTCTATGGCTTTGGTTACTCCGGCAGCGGTGTTGGCCCGTGCCACATGGGCGGGCAGATTCTTTCGTCGCTGGCGCTGGGGCTGGACAACCCGTGGACCCGGTCGCCGCTGGTCAAAGGGCCGCTGGGGCTGTTCCCGCCCGAGCCGATCCGCTACCTGGGTTCGCTGATGGTGCGCAATGCCATCCGCCGCAAGGAGCAGGCCGAAGATCGTGGTGTGCGCCCGCGAAGGCTGGACGTGCGGTTGGCGCGGTTTGCCGCAGCGGCGGGCAAGGCCGATAAAGGCTGA